A section of the Cuniculiplasma divulgatum genome encodes:
- the rpoA1 gene encoding DNA-directed RNA polymerase subunit A', with protein sequence MTGGISKRIYKIQFALLSPEEIRKMSQVKVITADTYDDDGYPIERGLMDLHMGVIEPGLKCATCGGKVDECPGHFGHIELAMPVVHIGFIKELKTLLDATCKACGKIKLTDDEIRSYREKFDQLSLSTSDPEIIGLLSKKVTDEASQRMVCPHCGTQQTKIILDKPTTFREEGIKVTPKEIRERMERIPDDHLVFFGLNSEVARPEWMVLTVLPVPPINVRPSITLETGERSEDDLTHKLVDIIRISQRLRESRDNGSPQLIIEDLWDLLQFHVTTYFDNQTAGIPPARHRSGRALKTLVQRLKGKEGRFRSNLSGKRVNFSARTVISPEPFLSINEVGVPEKAARELTVPVTVNVFNVESIREFVKRGPEPRDEFGKYLAGVNYIIRPDGRRIKLTAQNAEENSKRIEPGWVVERQLTEGDIVLFNRQPSLHRMSMMGHTVRILDGQTFRFNLAVCTPYNADFDGDEMNLHIIQKEEARAEARIIMKVQEQIMSPRFGGPIIGGIHDHITSLFLLTHNNPLIPEDETVHILSYLDIESMPEPVIKEGKKFYAGRDIFSLILPKGLNLQFTSKLCTGAKEKCEYENDPADKQVYIVDGKMLHGTIDEAAIGSFSGEIIDKIFRKYGPAETARFIDRMTRLAVGFISVRGFSTGISDYDIPESAISRIAEISAQAIDRATKLIETYRQGQLQPAPGRSVEDTLEIEILSTTGMVRDESGKIASAYLGLNNPSVIMARSGARAKMLNISEVAGMVGQQSVRGGRLNRGYYGRTLPHFKVNDIGALARGFVQSSYKEGLNPLEYFMHSIGGREGLVDIAVRTSRSGYMQRRLINAFEDLKVDNDLRVQDTIGAVIQFKYGEDGVDPTRSDRGETVDVDYNAFDLEQEAEQ encoded by the coding sequence ATGACCGGTGGAATATCAAAGAGAATTTACAAGATCCAGTTTGCACTCCTCTCGCCTGAGGAGATCAGGAAAATGTCGCAGGTGAAGGTGATTACGGCTGATACCTACGACGATGACGGATATCCAATAGAGCGCGGACTCATGGATCTCCACATGGGTGTTATCGAACCGGGATTGAAGTGCGCAACCTGCGGCGGTAAGGTTGACGAATGTCCGGGTCATTTCGGGCATATTGAACTCGCCATGCCTGTGGTTCACATAGGTTTCATAAAGGAGCTTAAGACACTGCTGGATGCAACCTGCAAAGCCTGTGGCAAGATAAAGCTCACAGATGATGAGATAAGGAGCTACAGGGAAAAGTTCGATCAGCTTTCCCTTTCAACATCGGACCCTGAAATCATTGGGCTGTTGTCAAAGAAGGTTACAGACGAAGCATCCCAGAGGATGGTTTGCCCACATTGTGGAACACAGCAGACAAAGATAATCCTGGACAAGCCCACAACATTCAGGGAAGAGGGAATAAAGGTCACTCCCAAGGAAATTAGGGAGAGAATGGAGAGAATTCCTGATGACCATCTGGTCTTCTTTGGCCTGAACTCCGAAGTGGCCCGCCCAGAATGGATGGTTCTGACCGTGCTTCCAGTACCACCAATAAATGTAAGGCCCTCCATAACTCTTGAGACAGGGGAGAGAAGCGAGGATGATCTCACACACAAGCTTGTGGATATAATAAGGATCAGCCAGAGACTCAGGGAAAGCAGGGACAACGGTTCACCGCAACTCATAATTGAGGATCTCTGGGACCTTCTCCAGTTCCACGTCACAACATATTTTGATAACCAGACAGCTGGGATTCCCCCTGCCAGGCACAGATCTGGAAGGGCCCTCAAGACTCTTGTTCAGAGACTCAAGGGGAAGGAGGGCAGATTCCGTTCCAACCTGTCAGGAAAGAGGGTCAATTTCTCTGCAAGAACGGTTATTTCACCGGAGCCATTCCTGTCCATAAATGAGGTAGGCGTTCCGGAGAAAGCCGCAAGGGAACTCACGGTTCCCGTAACTGTGAACGTGTTCAACGTTGAGAGCATAAGGGAATTCGTTAAGAGGGGCCCGGAACCTAGGGATGAGTTCGGGAAGTACCTCGCAGGCGTGAACTACATCATAAGGCCTGATGGAAGGAGGATCAAGCTCACAGCTCAGAATGCCGAAGAAAACAGCAAGAGAATTGAGCCCGGATGGGTTGTTGAAAGGCAGCTCACTGAGGGCGATATTGTCCTGTTCAACAGGCAGCCATCCCTGCACAGAATGTCCATGATGGGGCACACTGTGAGGATACTTGACGGGCAGACATTCAGGTTCAATCTTGCCGTATGCACCCCATACAACGCGGATTTCGATGGGGATGAGATGAATCTCCACATAATCCAGAAGGAAGAAGCCAGGGCTGAAGCAAGAATCATAATGAAGGTTCAGGAGCAGATCATGTCACCCAGATTCGGTGGACCAATTATTGGCGGAATACATGACCACATCACATCCCTTTTCCTCCTGACACACAACAATCCACTTATTCCTGAGGATGAGACAGTGCACATACTGAGTTATCTTGACATAGAATCAATGCCGGAACCTGTCATAAAGGAAGGCAAGAAGTTCTATGCAGGCAGGGATATCTTCTCACTCATTCTGCCAAAGGGGCTTAACCTGCAGTTCACAAGTAAGCTCTGCACAGGTGCCAAGGAGAAATGCGAATACGAAAATGATCCTGCGGACAAGCAGGTGTATATCGTCGACGGCAAGATGCTCCATGGAACAATAGATGAGGCGGCAATAGGGTCATTCTCGGGAGAAATCATAGACAAGATCTTCAGGAAATACGGGCCTGCGGAAACCGCAAGGTTCATCGACAGGATGACACGGCTTGCAGTTGGTTTCATCAGTGTCAGGGGTTTTTCCACGGGCATATCTGATTATGACATACCCGAAAGTGCAATATCAAGAATCGCCGAGATATCCGCCCAGGCAATCGACAGGGCAACCAAGCTCATAGAAACATACAGGCAGGGCCAGCTCCAGCCTGCACCAGGAAGGTCAGTGGAGGACACGCTTGAGATTGAAATTCTATCCACAACAGGTATGGTCAGGGATGAATCAGGAAAGATAGCAAGTGCATACCTTGGTCTCAACAACCCATCAGTCATAATGGCAAGATCTGGAGCAAGAGCAAAAATGCTGAATATTTCTGAGGTGGCAGGAATGGTGGGCCAGCAGTCCGTCAGAGGAGGAAGGCTCAACAGGGGATATTACGGGAGAACGCTTCCGCACTTCAAGGTGAACGATATCGGCGCTCTTGCCAGAGGGTTTGTCCAGTCCTCATACAAGGAGGGTCTGAACCCGCTGGAGTACTTCATGCACAGTATTGGAGGAAGGGAAGGTCTCGTGGATATTGCCGTGAGAACATCAAGGAGCGGATACATGCAGAGAAGGCTCATAAACGCATTCGAGGACCTCAAGGTGGACAATGATCTCAGGGTCCAGGATACCATAGGGGCTGTCATTCAGTTCAAGTATGGAGAGGATGGAGTAGACCCAACAAGAAGCGATCGTGGAGAAACAGTGGATGTAGACTACAATGCATTCGACCTGGAACAGGAGGCTGAACAATGA
- the rpoA2 gene encoding DNA-directed RNA polymerase subunit A'', protein MTVILFKDTKKNMELLKKKAPCKYAVDADISADITDAYITTDKKFFTYRLRLTGIQEYKPSDEIILKNKNEMRTVFLVDSCQLIDPMPLSQFRKKGKKIQEFADFDIVELPTIKIEEKPAYRDTLPQDVRDILEVASKKKIGIPVSIAEKLVKYRKDLSPEKFEELVDRIGDDLKKKSIDPHEAVGIIAAQSIGEPGTQMTMRTFHFAGVREMNVTLGLPRLIEIVDARRIPSTPSMTVYLKPEFEENEEVVMKVVKELENTTILDVASIITDIQQMTLAIKPEPSRMKERLVNTQDLIDALAKMKGITIMNQDDSEIILKPQQESYKRLYQVQEILKTTTIKGIQGIKRAIARIDPPTKKWILYTQGSNLREVLEVDEVDANRTYTNDIIEISTVLGVEAARNAIFNEALRTLSEQGLEVDKRHLMLVADMMTFGGSVRAVGRQGISGRKSSVLARAAFEITTKHLLRAGLLGEVDPLTGVAENIIVGQPITLGTGAVNLVYRPSGKSQ, encoded by the coding sequence ATGACGGTCATCCTTTTCAAGGACACAAAGAAGAACATGGAATTGCTCAAGAAGAAAGCTCCGTGCAAATATGCCGTGGATGCCGACATATCCGCAGACATCACTGATGCCTATATTACAACAGACAAGAAATTCTTCACATACCGCCTGAGACTCACGGGAATCCAGGAATATAAGCCATCCGATGAGATAATACTGAAGAACAAGAATGAGATGAGGACAGTCTTTCTTGTGGATTCATGCCAGTTAATTGATCCCATGCCACTGTCGCAGTTCAGGAAGAAGGGTAAGAAGATACAGGAGTTTGCAGATTTTGACATTGTTGAGCTTCCAACCATAAAGATTGAAGAGAAGCCGGCATACCGGGACACCCTGCCCCAGGATGTCAGGGATATCCTTGAGGTGGCGTCCAAAAAGAAGATAGGCATTCCAGTATCAATTGCTGAGAAACTGGTGAAATACAGGAAAGATCTTTCGCCTGAGAAATTTGAAGAGCTCGTGGACAGGATTGGCGATGACCTCAAGAAGAAATCCATCGATCCACATGAAGCAGTAGGAATCATAGCTGCACAGAGTATCGGGGAACCGGGCACACAGATGACCATGAGAACTTTCCACTTTGCGGGTGTCAGGGAAATGAACGTTACTCTGGGGCTTCCAAGGCTCATAGAGATAGTGGATGCAAGGAGAATTCCAAGCACACCCAGCATGACAGTTTACCTCAAGCCGGAATTCGAGGAAAATGAGGAAGTCGTAATGAAGGTTGTCAAGGAGCTTGAAAACACCACAATTCTTGACGTTGCTTCAATAATCACAGATATCCAGCAGATGACACTCGCAATAAAACCGGAACCTTCCAGGATGAAGGAACGGCTTGTGAACACTCAGGATCTCATCGATGCCCTGGCAAAGATGAAGGGCATAACCATCATGAATCAGGATGACAGTGAAATCATACTCAAGCCCCAGCAGGAATCCTACAAGCGGCTCTACCAGGTCCAAGAAATACTCAAGACGACAACCATAAAGGGTATACAGGGAATCAAGAGGGCAATAGCAAGGATCGATCCACCCACAAAGAAATGGATTCTCTATACACAGGGATCAAACCTCAGGGAGGTTCTTGAGGTTGACGAGGTTGATGCCAACAGGACCTACACAAACGATATCATAGAGATAAGCACAGTTCTTGGCGTGGAAGCAGCCAGAAACGCCATATTCAATGAGGCACTGAGGACGCTGAGCGAGCAGGGTCTCGAAGTCGACAAGAGGCATCTGATGCTGGTTGCAGACATGATGACCTTTGGAGGTTCAGTGAGAGCGGTTGGAAGGCAGGGTATATCGGGAAGGAAGAGCAGCGTGCTGGCCAGAGCGGCATTTGAAATAACAACAAAGCATCTTCTGCGCGCTGGCCTTCTTGGAGAAGTCGATCCGCTTACGGGAGTGGCAGAGAATATCATAGTTGGACAGCCCATAACGCTTGGAACCGGTGCAGTGAATCTAGTCTACCGCCCATCAGGAAAGTCACAATGA
- a CDS encoding KH domain-containing protein — translation MDEVTDGNVWEIRVPRDRLAVLIGKNGDTKRELEEKAEIALEIDSREGDVTVIQKGDPLKAALSISVIQAIARGFSPQKASFLFEENSQLIVISLREFAKPGSHRISEIKGRIIGTGGKTRKVMEELTNTSISVYGDTVSVIGDYVSVEYAREAINMLINGSRQRTVYTYLEKNAKNLRLKRIEETFG, via the coding sequence ATGGATGAAGTTACTGACGGAAATGTTTGGGAAATAAGGGTCCCCAGGGACAGGCTTGCAGTTCTTATAGGAAAGAACGGTGACACCAAGAGAGAACTGGAGGAGAAGGCAGAAATAGCCCTGGAAATAGATTCAAGGGAAGGGGACGTGACCGTCATCCAGAAGGGAGATCCACTCAAGGCAGCACTTTCCATCAGCGTGATTCAGGCCATTGCCAGGGGTTTCAGCCCACAGAAGGCATCATTTCTGTTCGAGGAGAATTCCCAGCTTATTGTCATCTCTCTGCGCGAATTTGCCAAACCAGGTTCTCACAGGATTTCTGAAATCAAGGGCAGGATCATAGGAACCGGCGGAAAGACCCGGAAAGTCATGGAAGAACTGACAAACACCAGCATATCGGTCTATGGTGACACCGTATCTGTTATTGGCGACTATGTGTCGGTGGAATACGCTCGCGAAGCCATAAACATGCTTATCAATGGCAGCAGGCAGAGAACAGTTTACACATACCTGGAAAAGAACGCAAAGAATCTGAGGCTCAAACGTATCGAAGAGACATTCGGGTAG
- a CDS encoding DNA-directed RNA polymerase subunit H: protein MGKFNVLQHDLVPEHHVVPKSEEDKVLKELEIAKDLLPKISRSDPAIKALEEIHGPLDTGTIIRIVRRSPTMGYSTYYRVITSEVFK from the coding sequence ATGGGAAAATTCAATGTGCTGCAGCACGATCTGGTACCGGAACACCATGTGGTTCCAAAGAGTGAAGAAGATAAGGTTTTAAAGGAGTTAGAAATAGCTAAGGACCTATTACCAAAAATAAGCAGGAGTGATCCCGCAATAAAGGCACTGGAAGAGATTCATGGACCGCTCGACACCGGTACGATTATCAGAATCGTCAGAAGAAGTCCCACCATGGGATACTCTACTTATTATAGGGTCATTACCAGCGAGGTTTTTAAATGA
- a CDS encoding hemerythrin domain-containing protein, whose translation MDEPVTLEHSQLLTLLFTATQESPLNLGPLKEVTSIFSGHADREEETMVPVLGFFRAFTAHENLPDIDFLKAKADEFRTEEPVMLREHRKIKDILGEMEREEGTVQLVLENLSTFMERHSSMEEYYLYPLAFHACSLIDGL comes from the coding sequence ATGGATGAACCGGTTACGCTGGAGCACAGCCAGCTTCTCACGCTGCTCTTCACGGCCACGCAGGAGAGCCCTCTGAACCTTGGCCCACTGAAGGAAGTCACATCAATATTTTCAGGGCATGCTGACAGGGAGGAGGAAACCATGGTTCCCGTGCTGGGATTCTTCAGGGCCTTCACCGCCCACGAGAACCTACCGGACATTGATTTCCTCAAGGCAAAAGCAGATGAGTTCAGGACCGAGGAACCAGTTATGTTAAGGGAGCACCGTAAAATCAAGGATATCCTTGGCGAAATGGAAAGGGAAGAGGGGACTGTACAGCTGGTGCTTGAAAACCTGTCCACATTCATGGAGAGGCATTCCAGTATGGAAGAGTACTATCTTTATCCGCTGGCTTTTCACGCATGTTCCCTGATTGACGGCCTCTGA
- a CDS encoding NusA-like transcription termination signal-binding factor, translating to MKEVTIDNNIMRYIALFEKVGHVELRECMENEDMVLFIVGERKLSELFKRNPNIITELREHINKHILVAESSRDLVTFVKNIFYRFKVREVIVDWKEGQTDILVSVEQGEVGKAIGKEGRNIKLFRDAVARSFNIKSLNIKQ from the coding sequence ATGAAAGAAGTCACAATCGACAACAATATAATGAGATATATTGCCCTCTTTGAGAAAGTTGGCCATGTTGAGCTGCGGGAATGCATGGAAAACGAGGACATGGTTCTCTTCATCGTGGGAGAGCGTAAACTATCCGAATTATTCAAGAGGAACCCCAACATAATCACGGAACTCAGGGAGCACATCAACAAGCATATTCTGGTGGCTGAATCTTCCAGGGATCTGGTAACCTTCGTTAAGAACATTTTTTACCGGTTCAAAGTCAGGGAGGTTATCGTTGACTGGAAGGAGGGCCAGACCGATATCCTTGTTTCTGTGGAGCAGGGAGAGGTCGGCAAGGCCATCGGGAAGGAAGGCCGCAACATAAAGCTCTTCAGGGATGCTGTGGCAAGATCATTCAACATCAAGAGCCTGAACATAAAGCAGTAG
- the eif1A gene encoding translation initiation factor eIF-1A, with amino-acid sequence MDPNQNQQNLDESDLTTRTILPNKKRGEMFGIVEKLSGASRLNVMCEDGFTRSSRIPGKMKKRMWIREGDLVIVKPWPFQNEKADVVYRYTQTQANYLSRNRLLPDVINIFK; translated from the coding sequence ATGGATCCAAATCAAAATCAACAGAACCTTGACGAGTCAGATCTGACTACACGAACAATTCTTCCCAACAAGAAGAGGGGAGAGATGTTCGGCATAGTCGAAAAACTGTCTGGCGCTTCAAGGCTCAATGTAATGTGCGAAGACGGTTTCACCAGAAGTTCCAGAATTCCTGGAAAGATGAAAAAGAGGATGTGGATAAGGGAAGGCGATCTCGTTATTGTGAAACCCTGGCCGTTCCAGAACGAAAAGGCAGATGTCGTATACAGATATACACAGACTCAGGCAAATTATCTAAGCAGGAACAGGTTGCTTCCAGACGTGATAAATATTTTCAAGTAG
- a CDS encoding DNA-directed RNA polymerase subunit B, with translation MKELVEYFFKNESVVSHLIESYNNFIATVGNPDSIMQQIVDETKVSDDDEPGVMVLDQSKTGGREIKVYFGRLREKGRYVGEPTIWADKPEIKEASGASNQITPTEARLRDLNYMAPITLRVRVVEDGVEREPENIKIGDIPVMVRSRVCTLTGNNLDQYIEKNNGPVEATRREKLQYVGEDPDDSGGYFIIGGSERVIVSLEDLAPNKILVEYEDKYEAKVEVAKVFSQKSGFRALTSMERGNDGIISVSIPSVAGAIPLVILMKALGMEKDVDVHSAIASAQAMEPIIYANLEEARNPKIFPPNGVNNNEDAIAYLEKRFAAGQAKEFREKKVSQMLDRSLLPHLGDSPEDRMKKAIYLGRMARSLLELHLGIRKEDDKDHLANKRVKLAGDLLDELFRNAFQAVMKDLKYQLERTYNRKKGIRLKPAVRQDLMTQKILHAMATGNWIGGRTGVSQLLDRVSNVSTISHMRRIISPLTRSQPHFEARDLHPTQWGRICPNETPEGQNCGLVKNAALIINVTEGIDPTIVMETLRGMEVQDVEGENPDAGRVYLNGDLIGYHMNPEELTQKIREERRRGKLSNEVNVRYDGSTREVIINCDRGRIRRPLLVLKNGNTVINTDMLNKLNDGEFAVEDLIRRGALEFVDAEEEENLYIAVYAYDFPERCPRCNAYLYRSKLTWVNPGEGSEPDSPVILRCDQCGNTFESHKILTEDHTHLEVDPSLILGVTASVTPYPEHNSSPRITMAAAMTKQSIGLASTNFRIRTDTRGHVLHYPQIPLVKTKIMDFIKYDKRPAGQNFVVAIMSYQGYNIQDALVFNKAAVERGLGRSTFFRTYSAEERRYPGGQEDKFEIPTHDVLGARAEEFYRNLDENGIIYPESYVEGSEVLVGKTSPPRFLEEGGDKLGPQRRRESSITMRPNEKGFVDNVILTVSESNSRVVKIRVRSERIPELGDKFASRHGQKGVIGAVVPQEDMPFTEDGIIPDLIINPHAIPSRMTVGHILEMIGGKIASMKGEIIDGTIFSGEPERSLRDGLIKYGFRQSSSEVMYDGITGRKFDAEIFTGVIYYQKLHHMVAGKFHARSRGPVQILTRQPTEGRSRQGGLRFGEMERDTLIAHGAAMVIKDRLLDQSDGTILYVCGNPKCGHIAILDRKKGIPRCPVCGNTGNIHPVETSYAFKLMRDELSSMGVMMRLILGDLK, from the coding sequence ATGAAGGAATTGGTTGAATATTTTTTCAAGAATGAAAGTGTCGTAAGCCATCTGATCGAATCATACAACAATTTTATTGCTACAGTGGGAAACCCGGATAGCATAATGCAGCAGATAGTTGATGAGACAAAGGTCTCTGACGACGACGAACCCGGAGTTATGGTTCTTGACCAGAGCAAGACCGGTGGTCGTGAAATTAAGGTATACTTCGGGAGACTTCGGGAAAAGGGAAGATATGTTGGTGAACCCACCATCTGGGCTGATAAGCCTGAAATAAAGGAAGCCTCGGGTGCGTCAAACCAGATTACGCCCACAGAGGCAAGACTCAGGGACCTCAATTACATGGCACCGATAACCCTCAGGGTAAGAGTCGTTGAGGACGGTGTTGAGAGGGAGCCGGAGAACATCAAGATCGGCGATATTCCAGTTATGGTGAGGTCAAGGGTGTGTACCCTTACAGGAAACAATCTGGACCAGTACATTGAGAAAAACAACGGTCCAGTTGAGGCCACAAGGCGTGAAAAGCTTCAGTATGTTGGTGAAGATCCGGATGACTCCGGCGGTTACTTTATTATCGGAGGATCAGAGAGGGTTATAGTTTCCCTTGAAGATCTGGCACCAAACAAAATACTGGTGGAATACGAGGACAAGTACGAGGCAAAAGTCGAAGTGGCAAAGGTATTCTCGCAGAAATCAGGCTTCAGGGCACTGACCTCAATGGAAAGAGGCAACGACGGCATTATTAGTGTTTCCATTCCCAGCGTTGCTGGCGCCATACCCCTTGTGATTCTGATGAAAGCACTGGGCATGGAGAAAGATGTTGACGTTCACAGCGCAATAGCCTCGGCACAGGCAATGGAGCCAATAATATATGCAAATCTTGAGGAGGCAAGAAACCCCAAGATTTTCCCACCCAATGGAGTGAACAACAACGAGGATGCCATAGCATACCTGGAAAAGAGGTTTGCAGCTGGCCAGGCAAAGGAATTCAGGGAAAAGAAAGTATCCCAGATGCTTGACAGGTCTCTTCTCCCTCATCTGGGGGATTCTCCTGAAGACAGGATGAAGAAAGCCATATACCTTGGCAGAATGGCAAGGTCTCTTCTGGAACTTCATCTGGGCATAAGAAAGGAAGACGACAAAGACCATCTTGCAAATAAGAGGGTTAAGCTGGCTGGAGATCTTCTGGATGAACTTTTCAGGAATGCATTCCAGGCTGTTATGAAGGATCTGAAGTACCAGCTTGAGAGAACCTACAACAGGAAGAAGGGAATTCGCCTGAAACCTGCTGTAAGGCAGGACCTCATGACGCAGAAGATACTTCACGCAATGGCCACAGGAAACTGGATTGGCGGAAGAACCGGGGTATCACAGCTGCTGGACAGGGTTTCGAATGTCAGCACAATAAGTCACATGAGAAGGATAATATCACCTCTCACAAGGTCACAACCTCACTTCGAAGCCAGGGACCTTCACCCCACACAGTGGGGGAGGATATGTCCAAACGAGACGCCAGAGGGGCAGAACTGTGGTCTGGTGAAGAATGCTGCGCTCATAATCAACGTGACCGAGGGTATTGACCCCACAATAGTCATGGAAACGCTCAGGGGCATGGAAGTCCAGGATGTGGAAGGCGAGAATCCAGATGCCGGAAGGGTCTACCTGAACGGTGACCTTATTGGATATCACATGAATCCTGAGGAACTCACCCAGAAGATCAGGGAGGAGAGAAGAAGAGGTAAACTCTCCAATGAGGTTAACGTCAGATACGATGGATCAACAAGAGAAGTCATCATTAACTGTGATCGTGGAAGAATAAGGCGCCCTCTTCTTGTTTTGAAGAACGGTAACACCGTGATCAACACTGATATGCTCAACAAGCTGAACGATGGCGAATTTGCCGTGGAGGATCTTATCAGGCGCGGAGCCCTTGAGTTCGTGGATGCAGAAGAGGAGGAGAATCTGTACATAGCAGTCTATGCATATGATTTCCCAGAAAGATGCCCCCGCTGCAATGCATACCTTTACAGGAGCAAGCTCACATGGGTTAACCCAGGTGAAGGTTCAGAACCTGATTCACCTGTAATATTGAGATGTGATCAGTGCGGAAACACTTTTGAATCTCATAAAATCCTCACCGAGGACCACACTCACCTGGAGGTTGACCCATCGCTGATTCTTGGTGTCACTGCTTCCGTTACTCCTTATCCGGAGCACAATTCATCTCCAAGGATCACAATGGCTGCAGCCATGACCAAGCAGTCCATCGGGCTTGCCTCAACGAACTTCAGAATAAGGACGGACACGAGGGGCCATGTGCTGCACTATCCTCAGATTCCCCTTGTGAAGACAAAGATAATGGATTTCATAAAATACGACAAGAGGCCTGCTGGACAGAATTTTGTGGTAGCAATCATGTCGTATCAGGGATACAACATTCAGGACGCACTTGTATTCAACAAGGCTGCCGTGGAAAGAGGACTGGGCAGGAGCACATTCTTCAGGACGTACAGCGCAGAGGAGCGCCGTTATCCGGGAGGCCAGGAGGACAAGTTCGAAATTCCGACCCATGATGTCCTTGGCGCCAGAGCTGAGGAGTTTTACCGGAACCTGGATGAGAATGGAATAATATATCCTGAATCCTATGTTGAGGGTTCAGAGGTGCTTGTAGGCAAGACATCCCCGCCAAGATTCCTGGAAGAGGGTGGAGACAAGCTCGGACCACAGAGACGCAGGGAATCATCCATAACCATGAGGCCCAATGAGAAAGGCTTCGTGGACAATGTCATTCTTACGGTTTCAGAAAGCAACAGCAGGGTCGTGAAGATCAGGGTCAGGAGTGAAAGGATACCTGAACTTGGTGACAAGTTCGCATCCAGGCACGGGCAGAAAGGTGTCATCGGTGCAGTGGTTCCGCAGGAGGACATGCCATTTACAGAAGACGGCATAATTCCCGACCTCATAATCAATCCACATGCCATCCCTTCAAGAATGACAGTGGGGCATATCCTTGAGATGATTGGAGGGAAGATTGCCTCAATGAAGGGAGAGATCATCGATGGTACCATATTCAGCGGAGAGCCCGAAAGGAGCCTGAGAGACGGTCTCATAAAATACGGCTTCAGGCAGTCGTCCAGCGAGGTCATGTACGATGGAATAACAGGACGCAAGTTTGACGCTGAAATCTTCACCGGGGTGATCTACTACCAGAAGCTGCATCACATGGTGGCAGGGAAGTTCCACGCCAGGTCAAGGGGACCTGTGCAGATACTCACCAGGCAGCCCACAGAAGGACGTTCCAGACAGGGAGGTCTTAGGTTCGGTGAAATGGAGAGAGATACATTGATAGCACATGGTGCAGCAATGGTCATAAAAGACAGGCTTCTGGACCAGAGCGATGGAACCATTCTCTATGTGTGTGGAAATCCCAAATGCGGCCACATTGCAATACTTGACAGAAAGAAGGGAATACCGCGCTGTCCAGTCTGTGGAAATACAGGAAATATACACCCGGTTGAAACAAGTTATGCCTTCAAGCTGATGAGGGACGAACTGAGCTCAATGGGTGTAATGATGAGATTAATATTGGGTGATTTGAAATGA
- a CDS encoding serine protein kinase RIO, with product MPEESALDQLLKSGEFLHHLDMDRKTADLVFDRRTIKALYEFMSSQHIDYVDFPISAGKESVVFKVIKDKKPLVLKIYKLSTLRFSTIWKYIEGDYRFARERINRSNIVYIWAKKEYTNLHELRKNGILCPRPYDFHKNLLLMSYIGSKSTPAPRLRDADCDFDSAYGEVRGFMRTMYQKAKLVHADLSEYNILYHRKHAYIVDVGQSVSREHPAADYFLERDLRNISVFFTKKGVEAPFQELLGFVKGADAGE from the coding sequence ATGCCTGAAGAATCGGCCCTTGATCAGCTCCTGAAATCAGGTGAATTTCTTCATCATCTGGACATGGACCGCAAGACTGCCGATCTTGTTTTTGACAGGAGGACAATTAAGGCGCTTTACGAATTCATGAGCAGCCAGCACATAGATTATGTGGATTTTCCTATTTCAGCCGGTAAGGAATCTGTTGTCTTCAAGGTCATAAAGGACAAGAAGCCGCTGGTTCTGAAAATTTACAAGCTTTCCACGCTTCGGTTTTCCACAATCTGGAAATATATCGAGGGCGATTACCGCTTTGCAAGGGAAAGGATAAACAGGTCAAACATTGTATACATCTGGGCCAAGAAGGAATACACCAACCTTCACGAATTGAGAAAGAACGGGATTCTCTGCCCCCGTCCTTACGATTTCCATAAGAATCTGCTCCTGATGTCATATATCGGGTCAAAGTCCACTCCTGCACCCAGGCTCAGGGATGCGGACTGCGATTTTGATAGTGCATACGGTGAGGTCCGGGGTTTCATGCGCACCATGTACCAGAAGGCAAAGCTGGTACACGCTGATCTCAGCGAATATAACATACTTTATCACAGAAAACATGCATACATTGTTGACGTCGGGCAGTCTGTGTCCAGGGAACATCCCGCCGCAGACTATTTCCTGGAAAGGGATTTGAGGAACATATCAGTATTCTTCACCAAGAAGGGCGTTGAAGCCCCATTCCAGGAACTGCTTGGATTCGTGAAGGGTGCTGATGCCGGCGAATAG